Within the Dolichospermum compactum NIES-806 genome, the region CACCTTTCAAGAAAAAATTGGAGTTTACGCGATTTTTAATCAGGATAAAATTCTGCAATTTGTTGGCTATTCTCGTGATATTTATCTAAGTTTAAAACAGCATTTAGTCCGTCAACCTGAAAATTGTTATTGGGTAAAGGTACAAACTATAGAACGTCCTAATCGAACAATTTTGGCAGCTATTGAAAATGCTTGGATTACGGAAAATGCTAATCCTGATATTGCGAACATCGAAAATAAACAAAAATGGAATAATCCTATAGATGTGAAAGAATTAATGACACCAGAAGAACAAAATAATTATCAAAATATCGCTATTGATGAATTCGGAAAAAGCAAGGTTTTAAAAAATGTGGCGCGGCGGGTTGAACAAGAAATTTTAGAAGTTCTCAAAGCCCGGGGAGTCAATACTCAAATCCGCTTTAATCCAAAATTAAAAGAAACAGGATTATTAGATTTAAAATGAATATGATAAGTTACACAAATATTACAGTTTGTGATAAATGAATCATTTAAACCTTCATGTAGTTTACTATTTGGTGTGAGTAAGTATCAAATTCATCAAACTATCTAAAATCCGCTCTTGTGATAAAGGCATCATTTCCTTCCCATACAGCATTTCCTGTACCATCATATAACCCACCAACGAACCAAAAAATATTTGCGTGATTTTAAGTAAGATGCAAATTAGTTAGTTGTCAGTTGTTCGACTATAGATTTGCGAAATTCAAGAAAAGATAATAGGACTTACGCACGCTCACTAATTTACCATGACGACACTTCAACTCATCCTGCATTAACGTCAAACACTCCATAATTGATACAGTTGTAATAAACCAAATCTTTCTGCGTGACTCCGGCTACTGGAGTTTACTTCTAGTCAATTCAATACTAATTTTGCCGCTAAAATCAGGAATAGGTGCAGCGGGTTTACTGAGAATAACTTGTACTTGATTAATGCTATCCCTGTCCTCTAAAATACCATCAGCGATCGCACCAGCTAGTCTTTCCACCAATGCAAACTTTGAGGTTTTTAGCAAATTTTGCACTAAGCTAATTATGTGCCGATAATCTATAGTATCTTCAATATTATCTGTTTTGGCAGGTTTAGAAAGATCCAACCATAATTTAACATCTACCTCAAACCATTGTCCTAATGCTTGTTCTTCTGGTAAAAATCCGGTATAACCATAGCCACGAATTCCTGTTAAATGAATACAGTCCATAATCTCTAATCAATGCAACTTACTTTTAATAATCTTAATCTTCTTTGGTCTTATGTATTAACAGAAACCCTCAAACGCTTGGGTTTAAATTGCGCTGTTATCTGTCCTGGTTCTCGTTCTACACCATTAACGATCGCTTTTGTCCAACAAATACCAGATATTGAAGCTATTCCCATTTTAGATGAACGTTCAGCGGCTTTTTTTGCCCTGGGACAAGCCAAAGTAACGGGAAAACCTGTAGTATTAGTTTGTACATCGGGAACTGCGGGAGCAAATTTTTATCCAGCGGTAATTGAAGCTAGGGAAAGTCGCGTCCCTTTGTTAATATTAACCACCGATAGACCAGCAGAATTACGAAATTGTCATTCTGGACAAACTATTGACCAAGTGAAATTATACGGTAATTATCCCAATTGGCAAGGGGAATTAGCTACACCTTCTCTAGATGTAGGAATGTTAGATTATCTCCGACAAACGGTAATTTATGCTTGGGAACGTTGTCAATTTCCCAATTCTGGCGCAGTCCATTTAAATATACCTTTCCGTGACCCTCTCGCGCCCATTCCCGACGGTACAGAGTTTACCTTAGATGTGGAAGATTTCTTTGCGGGAATAGTTTCCACCCCATTACCAATTACCAGTTACCAATTACCAATTACTAATTACCAAAAAGGGATTATTATCGCTGGTGTAGCCCAACCACAAGCCCCGGAAGACTATTGTAGAGCGATCGCACATCTAAGTCAAACTCTCCAATGGCCTGTTTTAGCGGAAGGAGTTTCCCCCGTTAGAAATTACGCAGACTTAAATCCTTATATAATTTCCACCTACGATATTATTCTCAGGAATCAAAACCTTGCCCAAGAATTAACCCCAGAAGTAGTTATCCAAATTGGCGAAATGCCCACAAGCAAAGAATTACGTAATTGGTTAACCAATGCTAACCCACAACGTTTTGTCATTGATAATTGTGATCAAAATTTAGATCCTTTACATGGAAAAACCACCCATTTAAGAATTTCAGTCACAGAAATTGGTAAGTTGGAAATTGGAAACTTAGCAGAAAATGAATATTTACAAAAATGGTCTACAGCAGAAAAGCAAGTGAGAAAAAATATTGATGATGATTTAGAAAATGTAGATGAATTAATCGAGAGTAAAGTTGCTTGGTTAATTTCCCAAATTTTGCCACCACAAACACCCCTATTTATTGCGAATAGTATGCCAGTGCGAGATGTAGAATTTTTCTGGAAACCCAATAATTTAAGAATTAAACCCTATTTTAACCGAGGCGCGAATGGGATTGATGGTACACTTTCCACTGCTTTAGGAATAGCACATCATCAGCAAAGTAGCGTGATGTTAACAGGAGATTTATCTTTATTACATGATACCAACGGTTTTTTGATTAGCAATAAATTTATTGGACATTTAACAATTATCCTAATTAATAACAACGGTGGAGGAATATTTGAAATGTTACCCATTGCTAAATTTAATCCACCTTTTGAAGAGTTTTTTGCCACACCCCAAAATATTGATTTCTCTAAGTTATGCGCGACTTACAATGTACAACATAAATTAATTAATTCTTGGGAAGAATTAGCAAATAGATTAAAGTATTTACCAAAGACAGGAATTAGAGTTTTAGAAGTCAAAACAAATAGGAAAAGAGATGTGATGTGGAGAAAAGAAAATTTAACAAAATTTGGTAATTGGTAATTGGTAAAGAGAAATTATTATTACTCCCCTTGCCTCTTGCCTCTTGCCTGTTTTCCATAATTTTTCCCCAAGTGCCACAGATAAAGATTAAACTAAAAAGTCTTGTACAGTAAAACCTGTCAACCAAAATCAAGTAATTATGTCCAAGGTTCTTGTTTCCGACCCCATTGATCAAGTTGGTATTGATATTCTTTCCCAAGTAGCTACAGTTGATGTCAAAACCAGCCTCAAACCAGATGAACTCAAAGCCATTATTGGCGAGTATGACGCGCTGATGATCCGTTCAGGAACTCGCGTTACTCAAGAAATTATAGAAGCCGGTACAAAATTAAAAATTATTGGCCGTGCCGGTGTGGGAGTGGATAACGTTGATGTTCCCGCAGCTACTCGCAAAGGGATTGTCGTCGTCAATTCGCCAGAAGGTAATACCATTGCCGCAGCTGAACACGCTTTAGCCATGATTTTGTCCTTATCTCGTCATATTCCTGATGCTAATGCCTCAGTCAAACGTGGTGAATGGGACAGGAAAAGTTATGTTGGTTCGGAAGTATACAAAAAAACCCTCGGCGTTGTCGGGTTAGGAAAAATTGGTTCTCATGTTGCTAATGTCGCTAAGGCTATGGGGATGAAACTCCTCGCCTATGATCCATTTATCTCCACAGAACGAGCCGAACAACTGGGTTGTCAACTGGTAGACTTAAATTTACTATTCCAGCAAGCCGACTATATCACCTTACACATTCCCAAAACCACAGAAACTGCCAACTTAATCAACGCGAAAACTTTGGCGTTAATGAAACCCACTACCCGGATTATTAACTGCGCTCGTGGTGGCATTATTGATGAAGCGGCTTTAGCAGTGGCAATCAGAGATGGTGTAATTGCTGGGGCTGCATTAGATGTGTTCGATTCCGAACCATTAGGTGCATCTGACTTACTAGGCTTGGGTAAAGAAGTTGTCCTTACTCCTCACCTCGGTGCTTCTACGGCTGAAGCCCAAGTTAATGTCGCCATAGATGTGGCTGAACAAATTCGGGATGTGTTATTAGGACTACCCGCCCGTTCCGCTGTGAATATTCCGGGACTAGGACCCGATATTCTGGAAGAACTCAAGCCTTACATGGAATTAGCGGAAACCCTGGGTAACTTAGTTGGTCAACTCACCGGCGGCA harbors:
- a CDS encoding GIY-YIG nuclease family protein; amino-acid sequence: MTTEINLPTLASLEYNAYIDNDGEVIVTFQEKIGVYAIFNQDKILQFVGYSRDIYLSLKQHLVRQPENCYWVKVQTIERPNRTILAAIENAWITENANPDIANIENKQKWNNPIDVKELMTPEEQNNYQNIAIDEFGKSKVLKNVARRVEQEILEVLKARGVNTQIRFNPKLKETGLLDLK
- the folB gene encoding dihydroneopterin aldolase — translated: MDCIHLTGIRGYGYTGFLPEEQALGQWFEVDVKLWLDLSKPAKTDNIEDTIDYRHIISLVQNLLKTSKFALVERLAGAIADGILEDRDSINQVQVILSKPAAPIPDFSGKISIELTRSKLQ
- the menD gene encoding 2-succinyl-5-enolpyruvyl-6-hydroxy-3-cyclohexene-1-carboxylic-acid synthase translates to MQLTFNNLNLLWSYVLTETLKRLGLNCAVICPGSRSTPLTIAFVQQIPDIEAIPILDERSAAFFALGQAKVTGKPVVLVCTSGTAGANFYPAVIEARESRVPLLILTTDRPAELRNCHSGQTIDQVKLYGNYPNWQGELATPSLDVGMLDYLRQTVIYAWERCQFPNSGAVHLNIPFRDPLAPIPDGTEFTLDVEDFFAGIVSTPLPITSYQLPITNYQKGIIIAGVAQPQAPEDYCRAIAHLSQTLQWPVLAEGVSPVRNYADLNPYIISTYDIILRNQNLAQELTPEVVIQIGEMPTSKELRNWLTNANPQRFVIDNCDQNLDPLHGKTTHLRISVTEIGKLEIGNLAENEYLQKWSTAEKQVRKNIDDDLENVDELIESKVAWLISQILPPQTPLFIANSMPVRDVEFFWKPNNLRIKPYFNRGANGIDGTLSTALGIAHHQQSSVMLTGDLSLLHDTNGFLISNKFIGHLTIILINNNGGGIFEMLPIAKFNPPFEEFFATPQNIDFSKLCATYNVQHKLINSWEELANRLKYLPKTGIRVLEVKTNRKRDVMWRKENLTKFGNW
- the serA gene encoding phosphoglycerate dehydrogenase, translating into MSKVLVSDPIDQVGIDILSQVATVDVKTSLKPDELKAIIGEYDALMIRSGTRVTQEIIEAGTKLKIIGRAGVGVDNVDVPAATRKGIVVVNSPEGNTIAAAEHALAMILSLSRHIPDANASVKRGEWDRKSYVGSEVYKKTLGVVGLGKIGSHVANVAKAMGMKLLAYDPFISTERAEQLGCQLVDLNLLFQQADYITLHIPKTTETANLINAKTLALMKPTTRIINCARGGIIDEAALAVAIRDGVIAGAALDVFDSEPLGASDLLGLGKEVVLTPHLGASTAEAQVNVAIDVAEQIRDVLLGLPARSAVNIPGLGPDILEELKPYMELAETLGNLVGQLTGGRVETLNVTLQGELATNKSQPLVIAALKGLLYQALRERVNYVNATIEAKERGIRVIETRDASARNYAGSLHLQATGTLGTHSVTGALLGDKEIHLTDVDGFPINVPPSKYMLFTRHRDMPGIIGKLGSLLGSFNVNIASMQVGRKIVRGDAVMALSIDDPLPDGILAEIKKVEGIRDAYTVTL